From the genome of Salmonella enterica subsp. houtenae serovar Houten:
GCGAATGCGATCTGATCCCAGGGAAAACCGCGCCGCACATCATGACCGTCGAGCGCGATTACCCGGCGACTTACGAACGCTTTACCTCTATCGGCCCGCTGATGGAGAAAATCGGCAACGGCGGGAAAGGGATTGCCTGGAACACTCAGAGCGAAATGGACCTGCTGCGCAAGCTCAATTACACCAAAGCGGACGGTCCGGCGAAAGGCCAGCCGATGCTCAACACGGCGATTGACGCGGCAGAGATGATCCTGACGTTAGCGCCGGAAACCAACGGTCAGGTGGCGGTGAAAGCCTGGGCGGCGTTGAGCGAGTTTACCGGTCGCGACCATACGCATCTGGCAACCAATAAAGAAGATGAGAAAATCCGCTTCCGCGATATTCAGGCCCAGCCGCGCAAAATTATCTCCAGCCCGACCTGGTCTGGTCTGGAAGACGAGCACGTTTCCTATAACGCCGGTTATACCAACGTTCACGAGCTGATCCCGTGGCGTACGCTGTCTGGTCGCCAACAGTTGTATCAGGATCACCAGTGGATGCGCGACTTTGGTGAAAGTCTGCTGGTTTATCGTCCACCGATCGACACCCGCTCGGTGAAGGCGGTGATGGGGTGTAAATCCAACGGTAACCCGGAGAAGGCGCTCAACTTCCTGACGCCGCACCAGAAGTGGGGTATCCACTCGACCTACAGCGATAACCTGTTGATGCTGACCTTGTCGCGTGGCGGCCCGATTGTGTGGATGAGCGAAACCGACGCCAAAGATCTGGGCATTGAAGATAACGACTGGATCGAAGTATTCAACAGCAACGGCGCATTGACCGCACGCGCAGTGGTCAGCCAGCGCGTACCGGCGGGCATGACCATGATGTACCACGCGCAGGAACGTATCGTAAACCTGCCGGGGTCGGAAATTACCCAGCAGCGCGGCGGTATTCATAACTCGGTGACGCGCATTACGCCGAAACCGACCCATATGATCGGCGGCTATGCGCAGTTAGCCTACGGCTTTAACTACTACGGTACCGTCGGCTCCAACCGCGATGAGTTTGTGGTGGTACGTAAGATGAAGAATATTAACTGGTTGGATGGCGAAGGCAATGACCAGGTACAGGAGAGCGTAAAATGAAAATTCGTTCACAAGTCGGCATGGTGCTGAATCTCGATAAGTGCATCGGCTGTCATACCTGTTCAGTCACCTGTAAAAATGTCTGGACCAGTCGCGAAGGTATGGAATACGCATGGTTCAACAACGTAGAAAGTAAACCGGGCGTTGGTTTTCCGAATGACTGGGAAAATCAAGAAAAATGGAAAGGCGGCTGGATCCGCAAAATCAACGGCAAACTACAGCCGCGCATGGGTAATAAAGCGCTGTTGCTGGGTAAAATTTTCGCCAACCCGCATCTGCCGGGGCTGGACGATTACTACGAGCCGTTTGATTTTGACTACCAGACGCTGCACAACGCGCCGGCGGACAGTAAGGCGCAGCCGATTGCCCGTCCACGCTCGCTGATTACCGGCAAGCGGATGGACAAAATCACCAAGGGTCCGAACTGGGAAGACGACCTCGGCGGTGAGTTCGAGACGCTGGCGAAAGACCAGAACTTCGAAAACATGCAGAAGGCGATGTACGGCCAGTTCGAAAATACCTTCATGATGTATTTGCCGCGCCTGTGCGAGCACTGTCTCAATCCGGCGTGCGTGGCGACCTGCCCGAGCGGCGCGATTTATAAGCGTGAAGAAGACGGCATCGTACTGATCGACCAGGACAAGTGCCGTGGCTGGCGGATGTGCATCACCGGTTGCCCGTACAAAAAAATCTACTTCAACTGGAAGAGCGGCAAGTCCGAGAAGTGCATTTTCTGCTATCCGCGTATCGAAGCCGGTCAGCCGACGGTCTGCTCGGAAACCTGCGTGGGACGTATCCGCTACCTCGGCGTATTACTGTATGACGCGGATGCTATTGAAAGCGCCGCCAGTACGGAAAACGAGAAAGATCTGTACCAGCGTCAACTGGACGTGTTCCTCGACCCTAACGATCCGGCAGTGATTGAGCAGGCACTGAAAGACGGCGTGCCGCAGAGTGTGATTGACGCCGCGCAGCAGTCACCGGTGTACAAAATGGCGATGGACTGGAAACTGGCGCTGCCGCTGCATCCGGAATACCGCACGCTGCCGATGGTCTGGTACGTGCCGCCTCTGTCGCCGATTCAGTCAGCGGCTGATGCGGGTGAACTGGGCAGCAATGGCATTCTGCCGGACGTGGATAGCCTGCGTATTCCGGTGCAGTACCTGGCAAATCTGCTGACCGCAGGCGATACCCAGCCGGTACTGTTGGCGCTGAAACGGATGCTGGCGATGCGTCACTACAAACGTGCGGAAACCGTAGACGGTAAAGTGGATACGCGTGCGCTGGAAGAGGTGGGTTTAAGCGAAGCCCAGGCGCAGGAAATGTACCGCTATCTGGCGATTGCCAACTATGAAGATCGCTTTGTGGTGCCAAGTAGCCACCGCGAACTGGCGCGTGATGCGTTCCCGGAAAAAAGTGGTTGCGGCTTCACCTTCGGTGACGGTTGCCATGGGTCTGACAGCAAATTCAACCTGTTCAACAGTCGCCGCATTGATGCGATTGATATGACCAGCAAAACGGAGCCGCACGCATGATTGAACTCGTCATTGTTTCGCGTCTACTCGAATATCCGGATGCTGCCCTGTGGCAGCATCAGCAGGAGCTGTTCGATGCGCTCGCCTCATCTGAACATCTGGATAAAGAAGATGTCCGGACGTTAGTCGTTTTTCTGCGCGATTTAACCGCGCAGGAGATACTGGATGCTCAGGCAAGCTATAGCGAGTTGTTCGATCGTGGTCGTGCAACCTCATTGCTGCTGTTTGAGCATGTGCATGGTGAGTCTCGCGATCGCGGTCAGGCGATGGTCGATCTGATGGCCCAGTATGAGCAGCACGGCTTACAACTCGACAGCCGCGAGTTGCCGGACCATCTGCCATTGTATCTGGAGTATCTGGCGCAGTTACCAAAAAACGAAGCGCTCGGCGGTCTGCAGGATATCGCGCCTATTCTGGCGTTGCTCAGTGCCCGCTTGCAGCAGCGTGAAAGTCGGTATGCGGTATTGTTCGACCTGTTATTGAAGCTGGCCAATACGACGATCGACAAAGGCAAAGTCGCAGAAAAAATTGCTGATGAAGTTCGCGATGATACCCCACAGGCGCTGGATGCGGTCTGGGAAGAAGAGCAGGTGAAATTCTTTGCCGATCGGGGCTGCAATGAGTCTGAAATTGCCGTCCATCAGCGTCGTTTTGCTGGTGCCGTGGCGCCGCAATATCTGAATATCACCACCGGAGGACAGCACTAATGCACTTCCTGAATATGTTCTTCTTTGACATCTACCCGTACATTGCCGGATCGGTTTTCCTGATCGGTAGCTGGTTACGTTACGACTACGGTCAGTACACCTGGCGGGCGGCCTCCAGCCAGATGCTGGATCGCAAGGGGATGAACCTGGCGTCAAACCTGTTCCACATTGGGATTCTGGGTATTTTCGTCGGTCACTTCCTGGGAATGTTAACGCCGCACTGGATGTATGAATCTTTTCTGCCGGTCGACGTGAAGCAGAAGATGGCGATGATTGCCGGCGGCGCCTGCGGTGTGCTGACCCTGGTTGGCGGTATTTTACTGCTCAAGCGTCGTCTGTTCAGCCCACGCGTCCGTGCCACCACTACCGGCGCAGATATTTTGATTCTCTCGCTGCTGGTGATTCAGTGCGCGCTGGGGCTATTAACCATTCCGTTCTCAGCGCAGCATATGGACGGTAGCGAGATGATGAAGCTGGTCGGCTGGGCGCAGTCCGTAGTGACATTCCACGGCGGGGCATCTGAGCATCTTGACGGTGTGGCATTTATCTTCCGTCTGCATCTGGTACTGGGGATGACTTTATTCCTGCTGTTCCCGTTCTCGCGTCTGGTGCATATCTGGAGCGTGCCGGTTGAGTACCTGACCCGTAAATATCAGCTTGTTCGCGCACGTCACTGATTCCCTTTAACAGGATACTAAACCCTACTTCGGTAGGGTTTTTTATGGCTATTTGTCAGATAGCGTTATCCCACCGTCGTCTTAATCGAACCTGATCTTATCGATGAGTTGTTCCATTCGTGCGTTCACCGAAGCGAAGGGAAGCTCATATAGCTGGTAACCATAGCGCTGATATGTCCTAATCATCGCTTCGTAGGTTCTGACCGCCTCATCCCATGACTGCTTACGTTCGCTATCCTGATGGTAGATAGCCCGCCACGGAGGAAGCAAAATGACCGTTGGGGCGTAACGGAAATGATAAATCGCGTTGATGAGATGATCCGGGGCGGTTTCACCGACAAGCGTCAGATAACCCGCAATATCCGGTATCCCACGATCATAGAATACCGTTGTCGGGCTATTCTGCGCCTGATGCCAGCCGCGTATATCCAGTGCCAGCATCAGTTCGGCAAATAATAATGGTGATACCGAGGGTAAACCTGAACCGCTAATGCGTATTTGATCTTGAATGATGGCGCGTCCGGACTCTTCCTGACAGCAAAATCCTTGCTTTTTAAGTGCGTGCAGTAATGTGCTTTTTCCGGCGCAAGGACCACCGGTGAGAATGATCCGCGGATTCGTTTTCATGCTCATTTAGTATTCCTGTTGTTTTTACCGGATGTGGCTATGAACTGCGCCTTTCCGGCTGTGTGAGTGAGGGGCGTAGTTTTGTAGGCCCGGTAAGCAGGAGCGTCACCGGCAGTGGGTACAGGCAATATAATTCGAGACAGGCCTGGTGTAGCGAAGTATGCAAGATTGTGGTGGGGGAAGGATGACTCGGCGCGTCGCGCCCTTCGGGCCGTTGCCGTTGGCAACGTTCTCTCGCTTCCGCTCGAGTCGAACCTTAATCGAAGATTCTCATCCTTCCCTGTACAGAGAGATATGAGGCAGTGTGCTTAACGGGGATAATGTACGCGACGGGAATGATGGTGGTGGGGGAAGGATTCGAACCTTCGAAGTCGATGACGGCAGATTTACAGTCTGCTCCCTTTGGCCGCTCGGGAACCCCACCAGGGGTAATTCATATTGTAGGTCGTGCTTGAAATGGTGGTGGGGGAAGGATTCGAACCTTCGAAGTCGATGACGGCAGATTTACAGTCTGCTCCCTTTGGCCGCTCGGGAACCCCACCACGGGATAATGCTTAATGCTGATCGGCTTCCTTTCGGGAAGCGGGGCGCATCATATCAAATGACACGCCGCTGTAAAGCATTCCTTTGCCTGAAATGAACTGTTTGCGTACTTTTCATCCGTAACGGATTAAAGCTAATCAATTCATATTACTGACGATTAAAGAATAATCGTCCGATTGCCATAAACAAAGACCCGCTGCGCCAGAACCTGATACAGCGCGCGGCTTAATACGTTTTTCTCGACGTCACGCCCGGCACGCATCATATCTTCTGCGGTGTAAGTGTGATCGACGTGAATCACATCTTGCATAATGATCGGACCTTCATCCAGATTATCATTCACATAGTGCGCGGTAGCGCCGATGATTTTCACGCCGCGCTCATAGGCCTGATGATAAGGACGCGCGCCGATAAATGCAGGCAGGAATGAGTGGTGGATATTGATAATTTTGTTCGGGAAGCGCGCCACAAAACCTGGCGTTAAAACACGCATATACTTGGCCAGCACCACATAGTCCGGTTGATGGGCATCAATGGCGTCCGCCATCTTCCGGTCATGCTCTTCACGCGTTAATCCCTCATGGCTGACCAGTTCGAAAGGGATCTCAAAACGCTCAACCAGCGAGCGTAACGTTTCATGATTGCCAATGACCGCGGCGATTTCAACATCCAGCCCGCCATAGTTGGCTTTCATCAGCAGGTCGCCCAGACAATGCGCCTCTTTGGTAACCAGAATCACTACCCGACGGCGTCCGGCGGGATTGAGTTCACGAACAGAGCCTTCCGGTAAGGCGCTGTCCAGATCGGCCAGAAGAGTGGAATCATTGAAGATGCCTTCCAGCTCGGTCCGCATAAAAAAGCGTCCGGTACGATGGTCAACAAATTCATTATTTTGCACAATATTAAGCTCATGCTTATAGCAAATGTTGGTAATCCGCGCGATAAGGCCTTTTTGATCGGGACAAATAGTACGCAGAACTTTACGTTGTAGTGATTGCATTGTCGGAAAAATCCTGTTGAGAGTGTTTGCTGTATCGATACTGTCAGGCGTCACTGGCCGCAGCACTTTTTAAATTTTTTGCCTGAACCGCACGGGCAGGGATCATTTCGACCCAACTGCGGGTAGGTACCGTCAATATAATACCACTGACCGTTTTCTTTGATAAAACGAGAGCGTTCGATAATCGCCCCAGTTTTCCCTTGTTCAGAAAAACGCGCGATAAAACTCACATACCCTGTATTTTCTGCTTCTGACCAGGTATGTTCAAAAATAGTCAGGCCGAGCCACTTGGTATTGGCAAATCCGGCGATGATATCATCGCGAAACGCGGCGGCATTGCAGGTTGGATGCCAGCTCTTAATTAAGTAATCTGCGTCTTTCATCACAAAAGCGCAGTAACGAGAGCGCATGAGATGTGACGGATCGGGTGCTACGCGTTCTCCGGACACAATACGACCACAACATAGGCTATACTCGTCAGCGCTACCACAGGGACAAGGCTGAGACACAATAATCTCCCTGAATATAAAAACGGCGTTGAACGCCAGGGTGGCGTTATGTTAACTGAGCAGTGGCGATGTTGCTACGTCTTGAAGCCAGGGGAAGTCGTTAAGTACGATGAGAAAAATGAAAATAGGGCTGGCGCTGGGATCTGGCGCGGCGAGAGGATGGTCTCATATTGGGGTCATCAAAGCCCTCAAGCAAACAGGCATTGATATTGATATCGTTGCAGGATGCTCAATAGGTTCACTGGTCGGCGCCGCGTATGCCTGTAATAAATTATCGGCGCTTGAACAGTGGGTATGCTCATTCCGCTACTGGGATGTTTTACGCCTGATGGATGTATCATGGGGCAGAGGAGGGTTGCTTCGCGGCGAACGCGTATTTAATCACTATCGGGATATTATGCCCGTCACGGATTTTGACCACTGTTCAAGACGTTTTGGCGCGGTCGCGACGAATCTTAGCACTGGACGAGAGCTATGGTTTACTGAGGGCGATCTACACCTTGCTGTACGCGCGTCGTGCAGTATGCCAGGGCTGATGTCTCCGGTTGAACATAACGGTTACTGGCTGGTCGATGGCGCAGTCGTTAATCCGGTACCTGTCTCGTTAACTCGGGCAATGGGTGCTGATATCGTTATTGCGGTAGACCTGCAACATGATGCCCACCTCATGCAGCAAGATTTGCTCTCTGTAAATGTCGGGAATATAAATGAAGAGAGCGATGATTCGCTGCCCTGGCATAAGCGTTTAAAAGAACGTTTCAGTAGCCTGACTTCACGCCGTGGCGTGAGTTCGCCTGGGGCAATGGAAATCATGACAACCTCCATTCAGGTATTGGAAAATCGTCTTAAACGTAACCGTATGGCTGGCGATCCGCCTGATATTCTCATTCAACCATTCTGTCCGCAAATCTCTACGCTGGATTTTCATCGCGCCCATGCCGCTATTGCGGCAGGCCAGCTAGCCGTAGAGAAAAAGATGGACGAACTTATACCCTTGGTGCGTACCGGCGTTTAATGTACCTTTTACGATCACTTAAGCAAATTCTGACAGGCGCGAGCGGCAATACCATGCCACTATTGATTAAAGCCAGTCAGGGGAGAGAACATGACGCAGCCATTGGTCGGAAAACAGATTCTTATTGTTGAAGACGAGCCTGTATTTCGCTCGCTTCTGGATTCGTGGTTTTCCTCTTTGGGAGCGACAACGGCATTGGCAGGCGACGGGGTAGATGCCCTGGAGTTGATGGGGACTTTTACGCCCGATCTCATGATATGTGATATTGCCATGCCGAGAATGAACGGTCTCAAACTGGTAGAAAACTTACGTAATCGCGGAGACCAGACGCCTATTCTGGTTATTTCCGCAACAGAAAATATGGCGGATATTGCCAAAGCGCTACGCCTTGGAGTTGAAGATGTATTGCTCAAGCCGGTAAAAGATCTCAACCGCCTGCGGGAAACCGTATTCGCTTGCTTGTACCCCAATATGTTTAACTCGCGAGTTGAAGAGGAAGAACGCCTGTTTCGTGACTGGGATGCGATGGTGAGTAACCCGATCGCCGCAGCGCAATTATTGCAAGAGTTGCAGCCCCCGGTACAGCAGGTGATTTCCCACTGCCGCATTAATTATCGGCAACTTGTCTCTGCCGAACAGCCTGGACTGGTGCTGGATATTGCGCCGCTTTCTGATAACGAACTGGCGTTTTATTGCCTGGATGTCACCCGGGCGGGTGATAATGGCGTGTTAGCCGCATTGTTGCTGCGGGCGTTATTTAACGGCTTATTGCAGGATCAACTCGGTCAACAAAATCACCGTTTACCGGAGTTGGGTACCCTATTAAAACAGGTAAATCATCTGCTCAGACAAGCCAATTTACCCGGTCAATTCCCGCTATTTGTCGGCTACTATCACCGTGGGCTCAAAAATTTAGTTCTCGTCTCCGCCGGATTGAACGCCACCTTAAATACGGGCGCTCATCAGGTTCAAATCAGCAACGGCGTGCCGTTAGGAACATTGGGCAACGCCTATCTTAACCAATTAAGCCAGCGTTGCGACTCATGGCAGTGTCAAATATGGGGCGCAGGAGGACGTCTGCGGTTGATGTTGTCTGCGGAATGACCGAATGGGAAAACAAGCGTAAATTGCTTTACCAGCCTTTCCCGACGAGTGTTACTATCTGCAGCAGATTTATAAGTATTTGTCTTAATTATACCAATATAAGTCCTTTTTGGACCTGAGGCTTGTTCTGGTACTGATATACTGGAACACGATATAGATTAAAGAACACGTTCAATATATGAACAGTCCAGGAGAATTTAAAATGGCTGCCCTTAATTCGAAAGTCAAAAAAGCCGTTATCCCGGTTGCGGGATTGGGAACCAGGATGCTGCCAGCGACCAAAGCTATCCCGAAAGAGATGCTGCCGCTGGTTGATAAGCCATTAATTCAGTACGTCGTGAACGAATGTATCGCTGCTGGCATTACTGAAATCGTGCTTGTTACGCACTCGTCTAAAAACTCCATTGAAAACCACTTTGATACCAGTTTTGAGCTGGAAGCGATGCTGGAAAAGCGTGTTAAGCGTCAGCTTCTGGAGGAAGTTCAGTCTATTTGCCCTCCGCATGTCACTATTATGCAGGTACGTCAGGGGCTGGCCAAAGGTCTGGGCCATGCCGTATTGTGCGCGCATCCTGTTGTCGGAAACGAACCTGTCGCTGTTATTCTGCCAGACGTTATTCTTGACGAATATGAGTCCGATCTGTCCCAGGACAATCTGGCTGAAATGATCCGCCGTTTCGACGAAACCGGAAATAGCCAGATTATGGTTGAGCCAGTAGAAGATGTGACGGCTTACGGCGTGGTAAATTGCAAAGGCGTTGAGCTGGCGCCGGGTGAAAGCGTGCCTATGGTTGGCGTGGTTGAAAAACCAAAAGCGGATGTCGCGCCGTCTAACCTTGCGATTGTCGGGCGTTATGTACTGAGCGCAGATATCTGGGCGTTATTAGCGAAAACTCCTCCGGGTGCCGGGGATGAAATTCAGTTGACCGATGCTATCGATATGCTGATCGAAAAAGAAACGGTTGAAGCCTACCACATGAAGGGTAAAAGCCATGACTGTGGTAATAAGCTGGGATATATGCAGGCATTCGTTGAATATGGCATCCGTCATAATTCACTGGGTGCTGAATTTAAAGCCTGGCTTGAAGAAGAAATGGGTATTAAGAAGTAACGTTACGTTATAAAGTTTTTAACAGAAGCGCTGAGAAATTTGGCGCTTTTTTTTATGTTTGTCGGCGTGAGGGGAGAACACGGGCAAAAAAATCCCGCCAGCGGCGGGATTTTAAGCAAGCGGGAAGTAAATTATTCCTTGATCAGGAAGTCTTCCAGTTGCTTACCTTGTTCTTCCATTGCTTTTTTGATTACAGCCGGTGTACGACCCTGGCCAGTCCAGGTTTTAGTTTCACCGTTTTCGTCAACATAGCTATATTTAGCTGGGCGAGCTGCGCGTTTAGCTTTGGTACCGGATTTAGCAGCAGCCATGCTATTCAGCAGTTCATTCGGGTCAATGCCATCGGCAATTAACATTTCACGGTACTGTTGCAGTTTACGAGTACGCTCTTCCACTTCAGCAGCAGCAGCGCTTTCCTCTTCACGACGCTCGTTAACGACAACTTCTAATTTCTCCAGCATCTCTTCAAGCGTTTCCAGAGTGCATTCTCTTGCCTGCGCACGAAGAGTACGGATGTTGTTCAGAATTTTAAGTGCTTCGCTCATTGTAGTAATCTCAAACTTATATTGGGGTGGTTTGTTGAGCTAATAATAGAGCGATAAATTCAGTTGTGCAATAGCCAGGAATGTAAGGAATTCAAAATTACGCTTAATTAAGTACGCGCCTTAATTATCTCAACTTAAATTTTCCTTGCGCCGACGCACAAAAAAGAGCTTATTGGCAGAGGGGATACTCACCGCCTGTCGCTAAAAATTTAGGATTCAGGTCACATTTTATCATGATGAAATACGATCCCATTGCAGAGATATCAATCTCTTGTATTAGCTTTCCTTACAAGAAACTTCTATTACTTTGCGCCAAGTATGAGTAACGGTAACAATAACTACAAGCTTTTCATATTGGTGAGTGATGATAAGCACTGTTGATGGATTTTAACGGCATAATTTGTGAAGGAATGTGTATAGTGAGCGATGTTTGCACAATTCTTAATACTCATCGGAGCGCGAGCCGCGCCGTTATGCCAGTAAATTATGGTACAATCCCGCTAATCTTTATTTCACTCAGGTGAGGTTCTGTGACCAATGGCACAGCTATATTTCTACTATTCGGCAATGAATGCGGGTAAGTCGACTGCACTGCTGCAATCTTCATACAATTATCAGGAACGCGGGATGCGTACCGTCGTATATACGGCGGAAATCGACGATCGTTTCGGCGCAGGCAAAGTCAGCTCTCGTATCGGTTTGTCGTCGCCGGCAAAATTGTTTAACCAAAATACATCCTTGTTTGAAGAGATTCATGCCGAGAACGCGCGACAGACAATACATTGCGTGTTAGTCGACGAAAGCCAGTTTTTGACTCGTCAGCAGGTTTATCAATTATCCGAAGTTGTCGATAAATTAGATATACCGGTACTTTGCTATGGGTTACGAACAGACTTTCGTGGGGAGCTCTTTGTCGGCAGCCTGTACTTACTGTCATGGTCAGATAAGCTGGTGGAATTAAAAACCATCTGTTTTTGCGGTCGTAAAGCCAGCATGGTTCTGCGCCTCGATCAGGACGGCAGGCCTTATAACGAAGGCGAACAGGTGGTTATTGGCGGGAATGAACGTTACGTTTCGGTTTGCCGTAAGCATTATAAGGACGCGCTGGAGGAGGGCTCACTGACAGCGATTCAGGAGCGCCATAGGCACATTTGATGTCGGGGTGGCGTCCAGCCAATAAAACGCCCTGTAGTGCTTTGTACGTCATTATTCAGGCCTACTGATAAGGCGTGCTGTGAGCGCGTAGACCAGATGATAAGCATAGCGCCTTCAGGCATCAGATAAACAGGTAAAACAAAAGACGGCCTCAAATGAGGCCGTCTTTTGTCATGCTAAAGCGGATAACGAATTAAGCGGATTTTTTCGCTTTCTTTTCTGCTTTCGGCGCGGCAACGACGTCTTTCTTCGCTGCAGCTTCACCTTCGGTGAAATCACGCCCGTAGTAGGTATCCAGCAGAATCTGTTTCAGTTCGGAGATCAGCGGATAACGCGGGTTAGCGCCGGTGCACTGGTCATCGAAGGCATCTTCAGACAGTTTGTCCACATGTGCCAGGAAGTCAGCTTCCTGTACGCCTGCTTCACGAATGGATTTAGGAATGCCCAGCTCAGCTTTAATGCTTTCCAGCCATGCCAGCAG
Proteins encoded in this window:
- the ychJ gene encoding Protein YchJ, translating into MSQPCPCGSADEYSLCCGRIVSGERVAPDPSHLMRSRYCAFVMKDADYLIKSWHPTCNAAAFRDDIIAGFANTKWLGLTIFEHTWSEAENTGYVSFIARFSEQGKTGAIIERSRFIKENGQWYYIDGTYPQLGRNDPCPCGSGKKFKKCCGQ
- the hnr gene encoding regulatory protein; its protein translation is MTQPLVGKQILIVEDEPVFRSLLDSWFSSLGATTALAGDGVDALELMGTFTPDLMICDIAMPRMNGLKLVENLRNRGDQTPILVISATENMADIAKALRLGVEDVLLKPVKDLNRLRETVFACLYPNMFNSRVEEEERLFRDWDAMVSNPIAAAQLLQELQPPVQQVISHCRINYRQLVSAEQPGLVLDIAPLSDNELAFYCLDVTRAGDNGVLAALLLRALFNGLLQDQLGQQNHRLPELGTLLKQVNHLLRQANLPGQFPLFVGYYHRGLKNLVLVSAGLNATLNTGAHQVQISNGVPLGTLGNAYLNQLSQRCDSWQCQIWGAGGRLRLMLSAE
- the SBOV17741 gene encoding phospholipase, patatin family, whose amino-acid sequence is MKIGLALGSGAARGWSHIGVIKALKQTGIDIDIVAGCSIGSLVGAAYACNKLSALEQWVCSFRYWDVLRLMDVSWGRGGLLRGERVFNHYRDIMPVTDFDHCSRRFGAVATNLSTGRELWFTEGDLHLAVRASCSMPGLMSPVEHNGYWLVDGAVVNPVPVSLTRAMGADIVIAVDLQHDAHLMQQDLLSVNVGNINEESDDSLPWHKRLKERFSSLTSRRGVSSPGAMEIMTTSIQVLENRLKRNRMAGDPPDILIQPFCPQISTLDFHRAHAAIAAGQLAVEKKMDELIPLVRTGV
- the tdk gene encoding thymidine kinase, whose protein sequence is MAQLYFYYSAMNAGKSTALLQSSYNYQERGMRTVVYTAEIDDRFGAGKVSSRIGLSSPAKLFNQNTSLFEEIHAENARQTIHCVLVDESQFLTRQQVYQLSEVVDKLDIPVLCYGLRTDFRGELFVGSLYLLSWSDKLVELKTICFCGRKASMVLRLDQDGRPYNEGEQVVIGGNERYVSVCRKHYKDALEEGSLTAIQERHRHI
- the narJ_1 gene encoding respiratory nitrate reductase 1 subunit delta, whose translation is MIELVIVSRLLEYPDAALWQHQQELFDALASSEHLDKEDVRTLVVFLRDLTAQEILDAQASYSELFDRGRATSLLLFEHVHGESRDRGQAMVDLMAQYEQHGLQLDSRELPDHLPLYLEYLAQLPKNEALGGLQDIAPILALLSARLQQRESRYAVLFDLLLKLANTTIDKGKVAEKIADEVRDDTPQALDAVWEEEQVKFFADRGCNESEIAVHQRRFAGAVAPQYLNITTGGQH
- the hns gene encoding DNA-binding protein h-ns, which gives rise to MSEALKILNNIRTLRAQARECTLETLEEMLEKLEVVVNERREEESAAAAEVEERTRKLQQYREMLIADGIDPNELLNSMAAAKSGTKAKRAARPAKYSYVDENGETKTWTGQGRTPAVIKKAMEEQGKQLEDFLIKE
- the narH gene encoding respiratory nitrate reductase 1 subunit beta, with product MKIRSQVGMVLNLDKCIGCHTCSVTCKNVWTSREGMEYAWFNNVESKPGVGFPNDWENQEKWKGGWIRKINGKLQPRMGNKALLLGKIFANPHLPGLDDYYEPFDFDYQTLHNAPADSKAQPIARPRSLITGKRMDKITKGPNWEDDLGGEFETLAKDQNFENMQKAMYGQFENTFMMYLPRLCEHCLNPACVATCPSGAIYKREEDGIVLIDQDKCRGWRMCITGCPYKKIYFNWKSGKSEKCIFCYPRIEAGQPTVCSETCVGRIRYLGVLLYDADAIESAASTENEKDLYQRQLDVFLDPNDPAVIEQALKDGVPQSVIDAAQQSPVYKMAMDWKLALPLHPEYRTLPMVWYVPPLSPIQSAADAGELGSNGILPDVDSLRIPVQYLANLLTAGDTQPVLLALKRMLAMRHYKRAETVDGKVDTRALEEVGLSEAQAQEMYRYLAIANYEDRFVVPSSHRELARDAFPEKSGCGFTFGDGCHGSDSKFNLFNSRRIDAIDMTSKTEPHA
- the narI gene encoding respiratory nitrate reductase 1 subunit gamma — encoded protein: MHFLNMFFFDIYPYIAGSVFLIGSWLRYDYGQYTWRAASSQMLDRKGMNLASNLFHIGILGIFVGHFLGMLTPHWMYESFLPVDVKQKMAMIAGGACGVLTLVGGILLLKRRLFSPRVRATTTGADILILSLLVIQCALGLLTIPFSAQHMDGSEMMKLVGWAQSVVTFHGGASEHLDGVAFIFRLHLVLGMTLFLLFPFSRLVHIWSVPVEYLTRKYQLVRARH
- the purU gene encoding formyltetrahydrofolate deformylase, which gives rise to MQSLQRKVLRTICPDQKGLIARITNICYKHELNIVQNNEFVDHRTGRFFMRTELEGIFNDSTLLADLDSALPEGSVRELNPAGRRRVVILVTKEAHCLGDLLMKANYGGLDVEIAAVIGNHETLRSLVERFEIPFELVSHEGLTREEHDRKMADAIDAHQPDYVVLAKYMRVLTPGFVARFPNKIINIHHSFLPAFIGARPYHQAYERGVKIIGATAHYVNDNLDEGPIIMQDVIHVDHTYTAEDMMRAGRDVEKNVLSRALYQVLAQRVFVYGNRTIIL
- a CDS encoding nucleotide binding protein, whose protein sequence is MSMKTNPRIILTGGPCAGKSTLLHALKKQGFCCQEESGRAIIQDQIRISGSGLPSVSPLLFAELMLALDIRGWHQAQNSPTTVFYDRGIPDIAGYLTLVGETAPDHLINAIYHFRYAPTVILLPPWRAIYHQDSERKQSWDEAVRTYEAMIRTYQRYGYQLYELPFASVNARMEQLIDKIRFD
- the galU gene encoding glucose-1-phosphate uridylyltransferase, giving the protein MAALNSKVKKAVIPVAGLGTRMLPATKAIPKEMLPLVDKPLIQYVVNECIAAGITEIVLVTHSSKNSIENHFDTSFELEAMLEKRVKRQLLEEVQSICPPHVTIMQVRQGLAKGLGHAVLCAHPVVGNEPVAVILPDVILDEYESDLSQDNLAEMIRRFDETGNSQIMVEPVEDVTAYGVVNCKGVELAPGESVPMVGVVEKPKADVAPSNLAIVGRYVLSADIWALLAKTPPGAGDEIQLTDAIDMLIEKETVEAYHMKGKSHDCGNKLGYMQAFVEYGIRHNSLGAEFKAWLEEEMGIKK